TGGTTCCGCGCGCGGTCTCGAAATTCGACCTCGGCTTTACCGGTCTCGGGCCGGCGCTCCCGCCGAAGATCGGAAGGGTGCTCCCGCGCTCGCCCGCGCAGGAGGCCGGGCTTCGGCCGGGAGACCTCGTCAAGAGCATCGACGGGGAGAAGGTCGAGTCCCTGACGGACGTGACGGATGCCGTGGCGAGGCATGCGCCGGGACCGGAGACCTTCCTCGTGTCGCGCGGCGGCCAGCCGGTTTCGCTCGCGGTCCGGCCGCGCCAGGAAAGCGGCGCGTGGAAGATCGGCGTCCAGCTCGAGCCCGACGTGGCGGAAGTGATCGAGCGCTACCCTCCCGGAGAGGCGATCCGCCAGGGATGGCGGAGCCTGCGGACCGACACCCAGGCGACGCTCGCGGTCCTCGCGAAGCTCTTCCAGGGGAAGGCGTCGGTCAAGCAGATGTCGGGGCCGATCGCGATCGGACAGTTCGCGGGGGAGGCGGCGCGGGAGGGGATCGGGCCGTTCATCGCGTTGATGGGAATGCTTTCGCTCCAGCTCGGGATCCTGAATCTCCTGCCGGTGCCGATGCTCGACGGCGGTCAGCTCGCGGTCGTCGTCATCGAGGGAGCGCTCCGCCGCGATTTCTCGCTGCGCGTGAAAGAGCGGATCCTGCAGTTCGGCTTCGTGCTGCTGGTGTTGCTGATGGGCATCGTCATCTATAACGATATTTTGAAAGTCTTCTAGGCAAGCGCGGCGATACATCGAGCGAATACGGCCGCGTGCCGCCCGCCCCGCCCTCAACGTACGCTCTCGGTACGCCTCGGGACGTGGCGGGCGACCCGCATCCCGTCTCGCTCACGTCTCGCCGCGCCTCACTCTTCTCCTACCTGGCAGCATGCGCCTGACTCCGTAAGCGACCTCTCGAAGAAGAAGGGTTCCGCGTCTCGCCCCGACGCGCCGAGCCAACTCCTCTCTCCGTAGTAGCAGGACTGCGGGAAATCGCGGAGCGATTCCCGCAGGCGGTCGATACGCCGCGTTGCGCCGCGGATAACGCAAACGAGCGGAAAAGCCGCCGCGTAGACCGTTTGCGTGAACGCGAAGAAGGCCGTGATCGTCGGGTACGCGGTGATCGCGGCGTTCGCGGTCGCGAGAGTGTCCGCCACGCGCCGGGTCTTCAGTGCCACGTACGACGAGCCGATGCATCTCGCCTGCGGGCTCGACTGGCTGTACGGCCGCCCCTACACGGCGCAGCCCGACAATCCGCCCCTCGCCCGCATCGCAGCGGCCCTTCCATTCGCCCTCGCCCGCGCGCCGGTTCCGGCGGCGACCTCTCCCGACAACATGAGCCGGGGAAACGCCGTCCTCTATTCC
The Thermoanaerobaculia bacterium DNA segment above includes these coding regions:
- the rseP gene encoding RIP metalloprotease RseP — its product is VPRAVSKFDLGFTGLGPALPPKIGRVLPRSPAQEAGLRPGDLVKSIDGEKVESLTDVTDAVARHAPGPETFLVSRGGQPVSLAVRPRQESGAWKIGVQLEPDVAEVIERYPPGEAIRQGWRSLRTDTQATLAVLAKLFQGKASVKQMSGPIAIGQFAGEAAREGIGPFIALMGMLSLQLGILNLLPVPMLDGGQLAVVVIEGALRRDFSLRVKERILQFGFVLLVLLMGIVIYNDILKVF